The Desulfuromonas versatilis genome has a segment encoding these proteins:
- a CDS encoding response regulator: MQPPQGATPKPGKGPYISILCVEDEPTTREFLSKIIAIKFPAQTIHTAENGQAGLEMFRKTRAKIVLTDISMPIMDGIQMAREIRRLEPDAYIVALSAHSRAEYPAQELEALFARYMLKPVKTRQLCEAIDEGIARSRVEPPQM, encoded by the coding sequence ATGCAGCCACCCCAGGGCGCCACCCCAAAGCCGGGCAAGGGGCCGTACATTTCCATCCTGTGCGTCGAAGACGAACCGACCACCAGGGAGTTTCTGAGCAAAATCATCGCCATCAAGTTCCCCGCCCAAACGATCCATACCGCGGAGAACGGCCAGGCGGGGCTGGAAATGTTCCGCAAGACCCGGGCGAAAATCGTCCTGACCGACATCAGCATGCCGATCATGGACGGGATCCAGATGGCCCGGGAAATCCGCCGGCTCGAGCCCGATGCCTACATCGTCGCCCTCTCGGCCCACAGCCGGGCGGAATATCCGGCCCAGGAGCTGGAAGCCCTGTTCGCCCGCTACATGCTCAAACCGGTGAAAACCAGGCAGCTCTGCGAGGCCATCGACGAAGGGATCGCCCGCAGCAGGGTGGAGCCGCCTCAGATGTGA
- a CDS encoding trans-sulfuration enzyme family protein codes for MNQNNPQLSLESRIVQIGVGRDERTGAISFPIYPSATYRHPAVGESTGFDYTRSGNPTRQVLEQGLATLEGGERALTFGSGMAALTTLFLHFASGDHLVVSEDLYGGTYRVLDQIFAKLGLSASYVDTSNTEAVEAALTPNTRAILVETPGNPLLGVADLRALGELCRRRGLLFIVDNTFLTPVLQRPLEFGADVVIHSATKYLGGHSDLCAGVLVAREAQLGERLYFLQNSTGAILPPQDCWLLIRSLKTLSLRMERHCANALQVARWLKTHPKVGAVYYPGLEDHPGHQLSRQQAKGFGGMLSFRVDSPQTARQVLKSLRMISFAESLGGVESLMTLPAVQTHGDIPEAERLRLGICESLLRLSVGIESADDIIADLEQALA; via the coding sequence ATGAATCAGAACAACCCGCAGCTCAGCCTGGAGAGCCGCATTGTACAGATCGGCGTGGGGCGCGACGAGCGCACCGGCGCCATCAGCTTTCCCATCTACCCGAGCGCCACCTACCGCCACCCGGCGGTGGGCGAGAGCACCGGCTTCGACTACACCCGCTCGGGCAACCCCACCCGGCAGGTCCTCGAGCAAGGGCTGGCGACCCTCGAGGGGGGCGAGCGGGCCCTGACCTTCGGCTCGGGGATGGCCGCGCTGACCACCCTGTTTCTGCACTTTGCCTCCGGCGACCACCTGGTGGTATCCGAAGACCTCTACGGCGGCACCTACCGGGTCCTCGACCAGATCTTCGCCAAGCTCGGCCTGAGCGCCAGCTACGTCGACACCAGCAACACCGAGGCCGTCGAGGCAGCCCTCACCCCCAATACCCGCGCGATCCTGGTGGAGACCCCGGGCAACCCGCTGCTCGGCGTCGCCGACCTGCGGGCGCTGGGCGAACTCTGCCGTCGCCGCGGACTGCTGTTCATCGTCGACAACACCTTTCTCACCCCGGTGCTGCAGCGCCCCCTGGAATTCGGCGCCGACGTGGTGATCCACTCGGCGACCAAGTACCTGGGCGGCCACAGCGACCTGTGCGCCGGGGTGCTGGTGGCCCGCGAGGCACAGCTGGGCGAGCGGCTCTACTTTCTGCAGAACTCCACCGGAGCGATTCTGCCGCCCCAGGACTGCTGGCTGCTGATCCGCAGCCTCAAGACCCTCTCGCTGCGCATGGAGCGCCACTGCGCCAACGCCCTGCAGGTGGCCCGCTGGCTGAAGACCCACCCGAAGGTCGGCGCGGTCTACTATCCCGGGCTGGAGGACCACCCCGGGCACCAGCTCTCCCGGCAGCAGGCCAAGGGTTTCGGCGGCATGCTCTCTTTCCGCGTCGATTCGCCGCAGACCGCCCGCCAGGTTCTGAAAAGCCTGCGGATGATCTCCTTTGCCGAGAGCCTCGGCGGGGTCGAATCGCTGATGACCCTGCCGGCGGTGCAGACCCACGGCGACATCCCCGAGGCCGAGCGCCTGCGGCTGGGGATCTGCGAGAGCCTGCTGCGGCTCTCGGTGGGGATCGAAAGCGCCGATGATATAATTGCCGATCTGGAACAGGCGTTGGCCTGA
- a CDS encoding trans-sulfuration enzyme family protein: MTQKAYRTATLLVHQGKDRDPATGASVVPIYPASTYHHPGGVPGEFDYSRSGNPSREQVEEAIALLEGGCRGFAYATGMAAVGSALALLKSGDHLIAPEDLYGGSWRYISTVLPQQGISVSSVDTSDLAAIEAAIRPETRAIFLETPSNPLFKITDLRAVAELARARGLLTLLDNTFMTPLLQRPLELGIDVVIHSATKFLGGHSDLMAGLVTTADPELGKRLKYFQNAFGAVLSPFDCFLLSRGIKTLKLRLEAAQASAQVLAERLQQHPAVTRVYFPGLPDFAGRERHFAQAGGAGAVLSFELKEKALIKPLLERIALPIIAPSLGGVETILTHCWSMSHAAIPASTKEKLGIRETLVRISVGIEDVEDLWEDLAAGLAD; encoded by the coding sequence ATGACCCAAAAAGCCTACCGCACCGCCACGCTGCTGGTTCACCAGGGCAAAGACCGCGACCCGGCCACCGGGGCCTCGGTGGTCCCCATCTACCCGGCCTCGACCTATCACCATCCCGGGGGCGTGCCCGGCGAGTTCGACTACTCGCGCAGCGGCAACCCCAGCCGCGAGCAGGTGGAGGAGGCCATCGCCCTGCTCGAGGGGGGCTGTCGGGGCTTCGCCTACGCCACCGGGATGGCGGCGGTGGGCAGCGCCCTGGCGCTGCTCAAGAGCGGCGACCACCTGATCGCCCCCGAGGACCTCTACGGCGGCTCCTGGCGCTACATCTCCACGGTGCTCCCTCAGCAGGGGATCAGCGTCAGCTCCGTCGACACCAGCGACCTGGCAGCCATCGAGGCGGCGATCCGTCCGGAAACCCGGGCGATTTTCCTGGAAACCCCCTCCAACCCGCTGTTCAAGATCACCGACCTGCGCGCCGTGGCCGAACTGGCCCGGGCCCGGGGGCTGCTGACCCTGCTCGACAACACCTTCATGACCCCGCTGCTGCAGCGCCCCCTGGAGCTGGGGATCGACGTGGTCATCCACAGCGCCACCAAGTTTCTCGGCGGCCACAGCGACCTGATGGCCGGGCTGGTCACCACCGCCGACCCGGAACTCGGCAAACGCCTGAAGTATTTCCAGAACGCCTTCGGCGCGGTGCTCTCCCCCTTCGACTGTTTTTTGCTCTCGCGGGGGATCAAGACTCTCAAGCTGCGCCTGGAAGCCGCCCAGGCCAGCGCCCAGGTGCTCGCCGAGCGCCTGCAGCAGCACCCGGCGGTGACCCGGGTCTACTTTCCCGGCCTGCCCGACTTCGCCGGCCGTGAGCGCCATTTCGCCCAGGCCGGCGGCGCCGGCGCGGTGCTCTCTTTCGAACTGAAGGAGAAGGCCCTGATCAAGCCGCTGCTCGAGCGCATCGCGCTGCCGATCATCGCCCCGAGCCTCGGCGGGGTGGAGACCATCCTCACCCACTGCTGGTCCATGTCCCACGCCGCGATCCCCGCGTCGACCAAGGAGAAACTCGGCATTCGCGAAACCCTGGTGCGCATCTCGGTGGGCATCGAGGACGTGGAGGATCTCTGGGAGGATCTGGCGGCGGGGCTGGCCGACTGA
- a CDS encoding putative bifunctional diguanylate cyclase/phosphodiesterase yields the protein MSQSAARSETPLVLVVDDEAFMRKVLRDALEQGGYAVLEARDGLEALAAAREHSPDLVLLDVVMPKLDGIATCARLRRRPEGEHLPILMVTAAEDTATINLAYGAGATDFISKPINATHLNHHIRYILRSSRLFADLRQNEARLRLSAKVFECSGEMILVTDPAGRIVDANASFSRLTGYPPEALPALGLDALMADVHDAAFARKLRASLVTRGEWKGEFWIRCKNGGSFPALVAINAVHGEEGGVSHFVAIAADLSRLRETEQRLHYLANFDPLTDLPNRLRFGERLQQSLAERIPTGIVPVFYLDLDDFKEINETLGHQAGDEVLREIARRLQGCIGERDTVGRVGGDEFAVLMRSFSLSEEAAGMAERLLECFARPFTTLGGEVFLNASAGVALSPHDGLSGEELIRNAQTAMHHAKQAGKHRFVFFSERMNHQVRERLLLKNNLRQGLSRDEFLLHYQPKFDSRSGRFTGLEALARWQHPGRGLVWPSHFIPLAEETGLIVPLGESVLEIACAQNRAWQARGFPPFRVAVNLSAQQFRDRDLVATVRGVLQRTGLASNWLELEITETVIMQDTERAVAILEQLRAMGIRITLDDFGTGYSSLSYLKRLPVDCLKIDYTFIKGIFSDPQDAAIVRAIIAMAHSLRLKVVAEGVETEAQRVFLREQGCDEVQGYLAAMPLPVQEVEQYLA from the coding sequence GTTCTCGAGGCCCGGGACGGTCTCGAGGCCCTGGCCGCGGCCAGGGAACACAGCCCGGACCTGGTCCTGCTCGACGTGGTCATGCCGAAGCTCGACGGCATCGCCACCTGCGCCCGCCTGCGCCGCCGGCCCGAGGGGGAGCACCTGCCCATCCTCATGGTGACCGCGGCCGAGGACACTGCCACCATCAACCTCGCCTATGGCGCCGGCGCCACGGATTTCATCAGCAAACCGATCAACGCCACGCACCTCAACCACCACATCCGCTACATCCTGCGCTCCAGCCGGCTCTTTGCCGACCTGCGCCAGAACGAGGCCCGCCTGCGGCTTTCGGCCAAGGTCTTCGAATGCAGTGGCGAAATGATCCTGGTGACCGACCCTGCAGGGCGCATCGTCGACGCCAACGCCTCCTTCAGCCGGCTGACCGGCTATCCGCCCGAGGCCCTGCCCGCGCTCGGGCTCGATGCGCTGATGGCCGATGTCCATGATGCCGCCTTCGCCCGCAAGCTGCGGGCCTCCCTGGTGACCCGCGGCGAGTGGAAGGGGGAGTTCTGGATCCGCTGCAAAAACGGCGGGAGCTTCCCCGCGCTGGTGGCGATCAATGCGGTTCACGGCGAGGAAGGGGGCGTGAGCCACTTCGTGGCCATCGCCGCTGACCTTTCGCGGCTCCGGGAGACGGAACAGCGGCTGCACTACCTGGCCAACTTCGACCCGCTCACCGACCTGCCCAACCGGCTGCGCTTCGGCGAGCGCCTCCAGCAGAGCCTTGCAGAGAGGATACCGACGGGCATCGTTCCGGTGTTCTACCTGGACCTGGACGATTTCAAGGAGATCAACGAGACCCTTGGCCACCAGGCCGGCGATGAGGTCCTGCGGGAGATCGCCCGCCGGCTGCAGGGGTGCATCGGCGAGCGGGACACGGTGGGCCGCGTCGGCGGTGACGAGTTCGCGGTGCTGATGCGCAGTTTCTCCCTCTCGGAAGAAGCCGCGGGGATGGCCGAAAGGCTGCTCGAGTGTTTTGCCCGGCCCTTCACGACCCTGGGCGGGGAGGTGTTTCTCAATGCCAGCGCCGGGGTGGCACTCAGCCCCCACGACGGGCTCAGCGGGGAGGAACTGATCCGCAATGCCCAGACCGCCATGCACCACGCCAAACAGGCGGGTAAGCACCGTTTCGTCTTTTTCTCCGAGCGCATGAACCATCAGGTGCGCGAGCGGCTGCTGCTGAAGAACAACCTGCGCCAGGGGTTGAGCCGGGACGAATTCCTGCTGCATTACCAGCCCAAGTTCGACAGCCGCAGCGGCCGCTTCACCGGCCTGGAGGCGTTGGCCCGCTGGCAGCACCCCGGGCGGGGGCTGGTCTGGCCGAGCCACTTCATCCCGCTCGCCGAGGAGACCGGGCTCATCGTGCCGCTGGGCGAAAGCGTGCTGGAGATCGCCTGTGCCCAGAACCGGGCCTGGCAGGCCAGGGGCTTTCCGCCGTTCCGGGTGGCGGTCAACCTCTCCGCCCAGCAGTTCCGGGACCGCGACCTGGTCGCCACGGTGCGCGGCGTGCTGCAAAGGACCGGCCTCGCCTCCAACTGGCTGGAGTTGGAGATCACCGAAACCGTCATCATGCAGGACACCGAACGGGCGGTGGCCATCCTCGAGCAGCTGCGGGCCATGGGCATTCGCATCACCCTCGACGATTTCGGTACCGGCTACTCCTCCCTGAGCTACCTCAAAAGGCTGCCGGTGGACTGCCTGAAGATCGACTATACCTTCATCAAGGGGATCTTCAGCGACCCCCAGGACGCCGCCATCGTCCGCGCCATCATCGCCATGGCTCACAGCCTGCGGCTCAAGGTGGTGGCCGAGGGGGTGGAGACCGAAGCGCAGCGGGTTTTCCTGCGCGAGCAGGGGTGTGACGAGGTGCAGGGCTACCTGGCCGCCATGCCCCTGCCGGTGCAGGAGGTCGAGCAGTATTTGGCTTGA
- the metX gene encoding homoserine O-acetyltransferase MetX: MTDSVGIVKTEYAEFDIELQLESGRLLGPITLAYETYGRLDPAKSNAVLVCHAWTGDAHAAGRHTAEDRKPGWWDDMIGPGKVLDTERYFVICSNVIGSCKGSTGPTSVNPRTEKPYNLSFPVIMVRDMVRAQKLLIDHLGLDSLLCVIGGSMGAMQALEWGIHYPQMVRSIIPIAGTGRTSPMAIALNALARQAIFNDPMWKKGNYKTEHPPSDGLALARAVGHISFLSDASMHLKFGRRFSARDGMFDFFGQFEVERYLEYNGGSFVERFDTNSFLYLAKALDLYDVAWNFDGLEDALSHLRCPSLWFAFSSDWLYTPDQPEQIVKTLQALGKPASYHLVQSDYGHDSFLVEPEKFTHLIVEFLDRLQ, encoded by the coding sequence TTGACTGATTCCGTAGGCATCGTTAAAACCGAATACGCCGAGTTCGACATCGAGTTGCAGCTCGAAAGCGGCCGGTTGCTCGGGCCGATCACCCTGGCCTACGAGACCTACGGCCGGCTCGACCCCGCCAAGTCCAACGCGGTGCTGGTCTGCCACGCCTGGACCGGCGACGCCCACGCCGCCGGCCGGCACACCGCCGAGGACCGCAAGCCCGGCTGGTGGGACGACATGATCGGCCCCGGCAAGGTGCTCGACACCGAGCGCTATTTCGTCATCTGCTCCAACGTCATCGGCTCCTGCAAGGGCTCCACCGGCCCGACCAGCGTCAACCCCCGCACCGAAAAGCCTTACAACCTCAGTTTTCCGGTGATCATGGTCCGCGACATGGTGCGGGCCCAGAAGCTGCTCATCGATCACCTAGGGCTCGATTCGCTGCTGTGCGTCATCGGCGGCAGCATGGGGGCGATGCAGGCCCTGGAGTGGGGCATTCATTACCCGCAGATGGTGCGCTCGATCATCCCCATCGCCGGCACCGGGCGCACCTCGCCCATGGCCATCGCCCTGAACGCCCTGGCCCGCCAGGCGATCTTCAACGACCCCATGTGGAAGAAGGGGAACTACAAGACCGAGCATCCCCCCTCCGACGGACTCGCCCTGGCCCGGGCGGTGGGGCACATCTCGTTTCTCTCCGACGCCTCCATGCACCTGAAGTTCGGTAGGCGCTTCTCGGCCCGCGACGGCATGTTCGACTTCTTCGGCCAGTTCGAGGTGGAGCGCTATCTCGAATACAACGGCGGCAGCTTCGTCGAGCGCTTCGACACCAACTCCTTCCTCTACCTGGCCAAGGCCCTCGACCTCTATGACGTGGCCTGGAACTTCGACGGGTTGGAGGATGCCCTCTCGCACCTGCGGTGCCCCTCGCTGTGGTTCGCCTTCAGCTCCGACTGGCTCTACACCCCGGATCAGCCCGAGCAGATTGTAAAAACCCTGCAGGCCCTCGGCAAACCGGCCAGCTACCACCTGGTCCAGTCGGACTACGGCCACGACTCCTTCCTGGTCGAGCCGGAAAAGTTCACCCACCTGATCGTCGAATTCCTCGACCGCCTCCAGTGA